One genomic region from Tautonia marina encodes:
- the tsaE gene encoding tRNA (adenosine(37)-N6)-threonylcarbamoyltransferase complex ATPase subunit type 1 TsaE has protein sequence MHIHLGASALMVELASETETEQVGRAIAGVIEPGTVIGLVGPLGAGKTRLCRAIAEGLGVDPGAIASPTFLLIHEYEGRLPVFHADSYRLDDPEEFDALGIVDEFEGPGVCLIEWADRIADRLPSTAWWVELEPSGVASRRLVIRSRPSILEQIAERLAPENPSRQDR, from the coding sequence AACTTGCCTCGGAAACCGAGACGGAGCAAGTCGGCCGCGCGATCGCCGGGGTCATCGAGCCAGGAACGGTGATCGGGCTTGTCGGCCCCCTCGGCGCGGGTAAAACTCGGCTCTGTCGAGCGATTGCCGAGGGTCTTGGAGTTGATCCGGGAGCCATCGCCAGCCCGACCTTCCTCTTGATCCACGAGTACGAAGGACGCCTCCCCGTTTTTCACGCCGACAGCTACCGGCTTGACGATCCGGAGGAATTCGACGCGCTGGGAATCGTCGATGAGTTCGAGGGGCCAGGCGTTTGTCTGATCGAATGGGCTGACCGAATCGCCGATCGGCTTCCTTCAACCGCCTGGTGGGTCGAACTCGAACCCTCCGGGGTCGCATCGCGACGGCTGGTGATCCGGTCTCGCCCCTCAATCCTTGAGCAAATCGCCGAGCGACTCGCCCCCGAGAATCCGTCCCGCCAGGATCGTTGA